The following coding sequences are from one Geodermatophilus normandii window:
- a CDS encoding diacylglycerol/lipid kinase family protein has translation MGVDVAVLVSAAAGRGRARTVSATVLEALRRGGLTPTVLAATTRAEAERAAAEAVAAGTGAVVAVGGDGAAHAALQAVAGTGTPLAVVPAGTGNDLALALGVPPEPVAAAAAAATDLREGAVRGLDAGRTGGRWWATVLCCGFDSAVTDRANRLRWPRGPRRYDVAILAELARLRPREVTLTLDGEPRTLPVTLVAVGNTAWYGGGMRVCPDADPADGRLDVTVVGPVTRRELVRTRPRLTAGTHVAHPAVAVHRAARVELAGAGLTTYADGEPVAALPVVAEAVPGALRVVGSARP, from the coding sequence GTGGGCGTCGACGTCGCCGTCCTCGTCAGCGCCGCGGCCGGCCGCGGCCGGGCGCGCACCGTGTCGGCGACCGTCCTGGAGGCGCTGCGCCGCGGCGGGCTGACCCCGACCGTGCTGGCCGCCACCACCCGCGCCGAGGCCGAGCGGGCGGCGGCGGAGGCCGTGGCGGCCGGGACCGGTGCCGTGGTCGCCGTCGGCGGGGACGGTGCCGCGCACGCCGCGCTGCAGGCGGTCGCCGGCACCGGCACGCCGCTGGCCGTCGTGCCCGCCGGCACCGGCAACGACCTGGCGCTGGCCCTCGGCGTGCCCCCCGAGCCGGTGGCCGCGGCGGCGGCAGCGGCCACCGACCTGCGCGAGGGCGCCGTCCGCGGCCTCGACGCCGGGCGCACCGGCGGCCGCTGGTGGGCCACGGTGCTGTGCTGCGGCTTCGACTCGGCGGTCACCGACCGGGCCAACCGGCTGCGCTGGCCGCGCGGACCCCGGCGCTACGACGTCGCGATCCTCGCCGAGCTGGCCCGGCTGCGGCCCCGCGAGGTCACGCTCACCCTCGACGGCGAGCCGCGGACCCTGCCGGTCACGCTGGTCGCCGTCGGCAACACCGCCTGGTACGGGGGCGGCATGCGGGTGTGTCCCGACGCCGACCCCGCCGACGGCCGCCTCGACGTCACCGTGGTCGGGCCGGTGACCCGCCGCGAGCTGGTGCGCACCCGCCCGCGGCTGACGGCGGGCACCCACGTCGCGCACCCCGCCGTCGCCGTGCACCGCGCCGCGCGGGTGGAGCTGGCCGGGGCGGGACTGACCACCTACGCCGACGGCGAGCCGGTGGCCGCCCTGCCCGTGGTCGCCGAGGCGGTGCCCGGCGCGCTGCGGGTGGTGGGGTCGGCGCGTCCCTGA